The following is a genomic window from Desulfobacterales bacterium.
CGCTTATGTGGATACTGGTAGTAGTATCGCCGCGGCCTCAGGTAATGTCGTCAGCGGCAGCAGCTATTATAAGGTCAGCGCCGTCACTGACAGTGGTTTTGAAAGTATACAGTCCCTAGCCGTTAAACCCGCATCAGCCGGCGGCTCATCAAGTGGCGGCGGTGGTGGTGGGTGTTTTATATCTTCGGCTACGAGCACCGTAACGGTGAAAGTATCGTGGATGGTGTTAATAGTGATCGGGGCTGTTGTCATCTTTGGTGTCAGGTTTCAGGAAAAAAAGAAGGACTGAGCGTTGAGGACTGCGGACTGAGCATGTTGCCAAAAGCAAAAAGCCAAGCGCCAGAGGCCAGTAGCCAGAAGCACAAAGGTAATAGCTGATCTACCTGTTCTTAGCACTAACCTTTGACCCCAGAACCCTTGAACCTTTGAACCCTGAACCTTTGAACCCTGAACCTTTGAACCTTAAATATGGACCCATTTGAAGAACTGAAAAAAGCGAAGACCCTGCTGGTCGATGACGATGAGTTTATTCGCAACTCCGTTGATCTGGCCTTTCGAACCCGTGGCTGTGAGCTGCATGTGGTCGAAAATGCTGAAGACGGCCTTCAGGCCGTGAAAGACCGGCAGTTTAATATCATCATCAGTGATTTGCGCTTGCCCGGTATCAACGGTTTGGATTTTTTAAAACTGACCTCCGTCACCCACCCCAAAGCGATTCGGTTTCTGATCACCGCCTACCGCGACGACCGCTTTGTTTCCGAAGCCATTCGCAGCGGCATTCATCAACTTATAGATAAACCTTTCACTATTAACGTTCTTGTCAGCATGCTGGCTGTTGAATTGAAACGCCAATCCAAAGACAATTCCAATTAACACCCATTAAATTGCCAGCATTACACATGTAGCGCCCGCCAGATATTCCTTATTCTACTGCCCCTGTTCAACTTTTTTTGTTGTTTTACCGTGCGCCCTGCGCCTTTGGCCGTAGGCTTTAATCGCATATTGACAATGTGGTGTTGAAAAAGTACAAGATACTTAAATAATGATAGATTTTAATTTACTTAGCGCCTGCAGGTTGCACGCGCCCTCCAGAGGCGGTCAAGTCGGAGGCATTTATTAATTATTGAAATCAATATATTGTTTATTTAGATAATATGCTTAGAGTGATACCAAAACATCGTGTCTAACTTAGCATTCGATTTCATATAAAATTCAGGGATTAAAGGAGTAGACAATGGAGATTCAAAACAAAGTGGAGAACGGCGTGTTAATCGTTAGCATTGACGGCCGCCTTGACGCTGCAAATGCACCAGTTGCCGAAGATGAAATCAAAAAAGCGTTGGGAGAAGAACAAAACCGGTTGCTTTTTGACTTAAGCGAACTGGAGTACCTCAGCAGTGGTGGGTTGCGTGTTATCCTGGGGGCCGCCAAGGAAATCCGGCGCAGAGAAGGCAAAGTAGCACTTGCCGCCCTCAAAGAATACGTTTATGAAATTTTTGAGATCAGTGGGTTTAACGCCATGATTCCTATCAAAGATACCCTTGATGAAGGCATGACGGAAGTATCATCATAGCAAAGTGTTTTAGGAATTGGTTACAAAAGCTTTGCAGTATACGTTGTTGCAATTGAATTCTTTAGACAACGTAATGCCACTGGCTCCTAGCCACTGGCAAATGATTCGCTGCCTCCTGCCAGCCTGCGACGAGCCGTTCGGCCCTGAGCTCACGGCCGAGGGGCTCAGCCGAGTCGAAGCAAGAAGCGAGAAGCCAGGAGCAACAAAAGTTGACACCTGACACCTAAAGTAAAACCGGCCAGGTTATTTATAATCGGGGCGCATAAATGATGACCGAAGATAAAAATGCAGAAGAAGCCATCTTGCTGGTGGACGACAACCCCACCAATCTTCAGCTGCTGTTTGAAACCCTTGATGGCCGCGGCTATAAACTGCTGATTGCCAAGGACGGCAAATCAGCCCTGTCCATCGCCGGCAAAGCCCAGCCGAATCTGATATTGCTGGACATTATGATGCCGGAAATCGATGGCTATGAAGTCTGCCGCCAGTTAAAAGCCAATCCGGCCACTGCAGAGATACCCGTTATTTTTCTTTCAGCGCTGACCGAAACCAAGGACAAGGTGCAGGGGCTGGACCTGGGGGCAGTGGATTATGTGACCAAGCCGTTTCAGCCGGATGAAGTCATCGCCCGCGTCAACACTCACCTTACGATATACCGGCTTAACAAAAAGCTTCAGGAAGCCAACGATCTACTGGAAGAACGTGTCAAAAAGCGAACAACTCAGTTGGAAGAGCTCAATCGTGCCTATCAGCGTTTTGTTCCCCGGGAGTTTTTAAACCTGCTGATGAAGGAAAGTATCTTAGACGTTATCCTGGGAGATCAAACCGCCCAGCAGATGACCGTGTTGTTTTCGGACATCCGGGGCTGGACCACCCTTTCAGAAGACATGACCGCCCAAGAGAGTTTTAACTTTATCAATGCTTTTTTAAATCGGATCAGCCCGGTCATAACTGCCCACCAGGGATTTATCGACAATTTCCAGGGTGACGGCATGCTGGCGCTGTTCCCGGATTCAGCGGATGACGGTGTTCAGGCGGCGATTGCCATGCATGCAGCCGTTGCAGAATACAACAACGACCGCCAGAAAAAAGGTTATCAGCCCATCGGCATAGGCGTCGGGCTGCATATTGGTGATTTGATGCTGGGTATCATCGGCCACGCAGAGCGCATGCAGGGCACCGTTGTGGCCGATGCGGTCAATCTGGCCTCGCGCCTGGAAGGATTAACCCGCGTATATGGATCTTCGATCAGCATCAGTGAGCCCACCCTCAAACAGTTAATAGATCCAGACAAATATAAACATCGTTTTGTCGACAAAGTTCAGGTTAAAGGCAAAAAAGACCCGGTCTCGGTGCATGAGGTCTTTGACGGTGACCCACCCGCCACCATTGAGCTAAAAGAGCAGACCAAAGACGATTTTGAACAGGGGCTTTGTCTGTATTATGACCGCAAATTCTCCGAGGCCAGCGTCAAGTTTAACCAGGTTTTGGAGAAACACCCCGAGGATCGCGCCGCCCGCATTTATCTGAAACGCTCCGCCAACTATATGGTCAACGGGGTGCCGGAGGATTGGACGGGGGTGGAGGTCTTAACGCAGAAGTAATTTAAGTTGAGCGTTTCAAATTTAAAAATTGAGATAAATCTTTGTTATGAGGAATTCTATCCATCCTTATATTTTTAAATTTGAAAACCTTCGGGATTGCCGATCTTACTCCGCCTCAGGCGGATTAGATGCTATTCCGCATAGAAAACTATAGCGGAACAACATCTGCCGTGTAGCTTTGGGCTTCGCTTTCAGCTCTGCCCTAACAGGGCGGCAATCCTCCTAAGGCGGATCTTTGACCTCGACAATCGCTCAACTTAAATAAAAGCTATCTTAAAACCCCTGTGAAGCCATTGCCCGTTTGCCGGTTTAAAAAATAAGATTCGATCCTAGTCCTTTTCCAACGGGCGCAACCGGCAAACCTCTTTTAGGAAAACACCATGAAGCTTAAACACAAATTACTGCTATTGTACGCCGGAGCGGCGTTGTTTATCATGCTGGTCATCGGCAGCTTTCTGGCAACGGCACTAAAAGATATTACCATTGACCGCATCACCAGGAATTATCAACAACAGCTGAAACACATTGATTTCGGGCTGACCCGTTTAATCAAGGGCATGGAGCATGATCTGGAAGCGATTGCACAAAATGAATTCGTGCGCTCCCGCCAAGATCAAAATTTTACTTCTTTTCTGGAAGCGGACGAAAAAACCTTTGAGTACGACTACGGGGATATAGAGCAGCGCATCATTTCGATCTTAAACGGCTATCGCACGACCCATCCCTATGTCCATTCGGTCTATATGGGCCGTGAAAACGGCAGCTTTGTCCGCTCTCACCCACGCGCCCGGCCCACCCGCTATGATCCTCGTGTCCGGCCCTGGTATAAACTGGCCAAAGAAAATCCCGGTACGGTTGTGCGCACACCGCCGTTTCGCTCGGTCACCAGTCCCGATATCAGCATTGGATTCGTCAAAGCCCTGGTTGATGACGCGGACGAATTTTACGGGGTTGTGGGCACTTCAATCACATTAAATGAGCTGACTCAGTATATATCCAATATCAAGCTGGATTATAACGGCTACGTGGCGCTGGCGGATGAAAAAGGAACTGTTCTGGCTACCCCCAAACAAGCGCTTCTTTTTACTGACCTAAAAAAGACCGACCCCCAGCTTTTTGAAAATCTGTATACCAATATCGATGGACTAGCGGTTTTCGAGAGGGATGGGCAGGAGCTGTATGCATTTTATTATACCTCGCCTTTGATGGAATGGAAGATGGCCGCCATTGTGCCGGTTACCGAAATCAACAAGGTGATTTGGATATTTGTTTTAAAAATCCTGGCAGCATTATTTGTTTCGCTTTTGCTGCTCAGTATCCTGACAATGATGGGTCTGCAGCATTTTGTGATCAAGCCCTTAAAGCTGCTCAACGATGGGACCGACCACATCAAACAGACCGGTGAGCTCGATTACCGGATTGGCATAAAATCCAATGACGAACTCGGTAGTCTGGGTCAGTCGTTTAATGAAATGATTGGTTCCATAGACCAGGCCGAATCCGCGTTGAAGAAATCGGAAGCCGAACTTAAAAAACACCGCGATCACCTCGAAGACCTGGTTGAAGAGCGCACAGCCGAATTACAAGAAAAGCAGGATGCCCTGCGCAAGCAAAAAGATTTTATCGAGACCGTCATCGATAGCATCCCGGATTCCATTTCGATCATCGAAATCGACAGCGGCCGCATTGTCGACGCCAACGAAGCGTTTATCGCAGAAGTTGGAAAGCCACGGGACCAGGTTGTCGGTCAGTTGTGTTATGAGCTCACCCACAGCCTTTCAGAAATGTGTGCCCCGCCCCATCACACATGCCCCATGCTCAAAACCAAAGAGACCGGCCAGAAATGCACCGTGGAACACACTCACCAGCATGCCGACGGCCATGAAGTCATTGTGGAAGTTTCCACTTTTCCGATTAAAGATGAGGCCGGCATCTTTAGCCAGGTGGTCCATGTCGCCCACGACATCACCGAGCGCAAGCAAGCCGAAAGAACGCTGAAAGAAAGCGAAGAGCGAAATCGCATGCTTCTAGAGCGGCTACCGGAATCAGTTGTTGTTTATGACATGGAGGGTCGGACCATTTTTGTTAACTCAGCTTTTGAAAAAACGTTTGGATGGTCGCGTGATGCGGTATTGGGCAAGAAAATCGATTTTGTGCCGCCCGAACTGGTAGCCGAAACCCAGGCGGCAGTTAAAAAATTGCTGGCCGATGGAGAAGAGTCGGTGTTTTTTGAAACCAAACGACTGACAAAAAACGGCGACACCCTGGATGTGCAGATCAATACCGCACCTTTTCATGACTCCGCCGGTCGAAAAGTGGGCAATATCGTCATCTTAAACGATATCACCGAACGCAAAAAAGCAGAGGAAGCCATCAAAAATTCCGAACAGCGCCTATCCCAGATTATCAACTTTTTGCCGGATCCAACCATGGTGATTGATAACGATGGGACGGTAGTCACCTGGAACCAGGCCATGGAGAATCTGAGTGGCGCAAAAACAGATGACATGGTGGGCAAGGGAAATTACGAATATGCCCTTCCCTTTTACGGTGAAAGACGGCCGCTTTTGATCGATTTAGCTAAAGACTGGGATGAAGAATACGAAAAAAAATACCTGTCTGTTGAAAAGGTTGGGGAAAAACTTATTGGGGAATCCTATCACTCCAATTTGGGCGGCAAAGAAACATACCTACACGCCACGGCAGGATTAATCTATGACACTGCCGGTGAGGTGGCCGGTGCCATCGAGTCAGTGCGCGATATCACCGAAAAAAAGAAAGCCGACGACATCATCCGCGAAAATGAGGAGCGGTTGAGCAACATCCTTAAAACCACCAGTGAAGGCTTCTGGCTGATCGACACCGAGGACATCACCCTGGATATCAACGAAGCCATGTGCGAGATCCTGCAGCGACCGCGCGAAGAAGTTGTCGGCAGCAGTATCAGTCAGTACCTGGATGAGGAAAACGTCAAAACCGTTCACCGCCAGGAAGTCAAACGCGGCGAGGACGAAAAAGGTCTTTATGAAGTTTCAATAAATCGAGCGGATGGTAGCATTGTTCCCTGCCTGGTCAACGCCGCGCCGCTTTTTGATGCCGACGGTAATAAAATCGGCTCCTTTGGCATGTTTACCGACATTACTGAACGCAAGCAAATGGAGGATGAACTCATCGATGCCAAACACACCGCGATCGAGGCCAACAAGGCCAAAGGTGATTTTTTGGCCAATATGAGCCATGAGATTCGCACGCCCATGAATGCGGTCATTGGCATGACCCACCTGGCCCTGAAAACCGAATTGACTTCCAAACAGCAGGATTATCTGCACAAGATCCGGTCATCGGCCAACTCCTTGCTGGGCATTATCAACGACATCCTGGACTTTTCCAAAATCGAAGCCGGCAAAATGGATATGGAGTCGGTGAATTTTACCCTGGATGATGTGCTCGATAACCTGGGCAATCTCATCAGTGTCAAAGCTCAGGAAAAAGAAGATCTCGAGGTGCTATTCGCCACCGACCAGAACGTGCCGCACTTTTTGGTGGGCGATCCCTTACGCCTGGGGCAGGTGTTGATAAATCTGGCCAATAATGCCGTTAAGTTTACCGACACAGGTGAAATTGTGGTGTCTACCAAACTACTCCATCAAACCGAGGAAAAAGTCACGTTGCAATTTTCGGTCAGTGATACCGGCATCGGACTGACCGAAGAACAGGCGGGCAAACTGTTTCAATCCTTCACCCAGGCCGATACTTCCACCACCCGTAAATATGGCGGCACCGGATTGGGCCTGACCATCAGCAAGCGGCTGGTGGAAATGATGGGCGGCGAAATCTGGGTGGAGAGCGAGCCCGGCCAGGGCAGTTCCTTTATTTTCACGGCCTCTTTTGGCCCCGGTCAGGAGGATATGAAAAAACGCTTTACGCCCACACGCGATTTGCGCGGTATGAAGGTCCTGGTCGTCGATGATAATCCGACCTCCCGGGAGATATTACGGGATATGCTGGAATCATTTTCGTTTGAAGTTGCTCTGGCTGCGTCCGGCCAGGAAGGCATTGACGAAATTGAAAAGGCCGACAAAAATCAACCCTTTGAAATGGTCATCATGGACTGGAAAATGCCGGGTATGGACGGCATTGAGGCCTCACGGCGAATCAAGGAAAACAGCCGACTCAGCCATGTTCCCAATATTGTTATGGTCACCGCCTACGGACGGGAAGAAGTATTGCAAAAATCGCAAAAAATCGGCCTGGATGGTTTTTTACTTAAGCCGGTCAAACCGTCGGTGCTTTTTGACACGGTCATGCAGGCCTGTGGCGAGGACGTATCCGCAGCATCCCCGCTGGACCGCCAACAAGACGACGCTGCGGCCTTCGAACAAATCCGCGGCGCCAGAATCCTGCTGGCCGAAGACAACGAAATCAACCAGCAGGTGGCCAAAGAAATCCTGGAAGGCGCCGGCCTGATCGTCAGTCTGGCAGATGACGGGCAGCAAGCAGTCAATATGCTC
Proteins encoded in this region:
- a CDS encoding response regulator, producing MDPFEELKKAKTLLVDDDEFIRNSVDLAFRTRGCELHVVENAEDGLQAVKDRQFNIIISDLRLPGINGLDFLKLTSVTHPKAIRFLITAYRDDRFVSEAIRSGIHQLIDKPFTINVLVSMLAVELKRQSKDNSN
- a CDS encoding STAS domain-containing protein, with the translated sequence MEIQNKVENGVLIVSIDGRLDAANAPVAEDEIKKALGEEQNRLLFDLSELEYLSSGGLRVILGAAKEIRRREGKVALAALKEYVYEIFEISGFNAMIPIKDTLDEGMTEVSS
- a CDS encoding response regulator: MMTEDKNAEEAILLVDDNPTNLQLLFETLDGRGYKLLIAKDGKSALSIAGKAQPNLILLDIMMPEIDGYEVCRQLKANPATAEIPVIFLSALTETKDKVQGLDLGAVDYVTKPFQPDEVIARVNTHLTIYRLNKKLQEANDLLEERVKKRTTQLEELNRAYQRFVPREFLNLLMKESILDVILGDQTAQQMTVLFSDIRGWTTLSEDMTAQESFNFINAFLNRISPVITAHQGFIDNFQGDGMLALFPDSADDGVQAAIAMHAAVAEYNNDRQKKGYQPIGIGVGLHIGDLMLGIIGHAERMQGTVVADAVNLASRLEGLTRVYGSSISISEPTLKQLIDPDKYKHRFVDKVQVKGKKDPVSVHEVFDGDPPATIELKEQTKDDFEQGLCLYYDRKFSEASVKFNQVLEKHPEDRAARIYLKRSANYMVNGVPEDWTGVEVLTQK
- a CDS encoding PAS domain S-box protein, which codes for MKLKHKLLLLYAGAALFIMLVIGSFLATALKDITIDRITRNYQQQLKHIDFGLTRLIKGMEHDLEAIAQNEFVRSRQDQNFTSFLEADEKTFEYDYGDIEQRIISILNGYRTTHPYVHSVYMGRENGSFVRSHPRARPTRYDPRVRPWYKLAKENPGTVVRTPPFRSVTSPDISIGFVKALVDDADEFYGVVGTSITLNELTQYISNIKLDYNGYVALADEKGTVLATPKQALLFTDLKKTDPQLFENLYTNIDGLAVFERDGQELYAFYYTSPLMEWKMAAIVPVTEINKVIWIFVLKILAALFVSLLLLSILTMMGLQHFVIKPLKLLNDGTDHIKQTGELDYRIGIKSNDELGSLGQSFNEMIGSIDQAESALKKSEAELKKHRDHLEDLVEERTAELQEKQDALRKQKDFIETVIDSIPDSISIIEIDSGRIVDANEAFIAEVGKPRDQVVGQLCYELTHSLSEMCAPPHHTCPMLKTKETGQKCTVEHTHQHADGHEVIVEVSTFPIKDEAGIFSQVVHVAHDITERKQAERTLKESEERNRMLLERLPESVVVYDMEGRTIFVNSAFEKTFGWSRDAVLGKKIDFVPPELVAETQAAVKKLLADGEESVFFETKRLTKNGDTLDVQINTAPFHDSAGRKVGNIVILNDITERKKAEEAIKNSEQRLSQIINFLPDPTMVIDNDGTVVTWNQAMENLSGAKTDDMVGKGNYEYALPFYGERRPLLIDLAKDWDEEYEKKYLSVEKVGEKLIGESYHSNLGGKETYLHATAGLIYDTAGEVAGAIESVRDITEKKKADDIIRENEERLSNILKTTSEGFWLIDTEDITLDINEAMCEILQRPREEVVGSSISQYLDEENVKTVHRQEVKRGEDEKGLYEVSINRADGSIVPCLVNAAPLFDADGNKIGSFGMFTDITERKQMEDELIDAKHTAIEANKAKGDFLANMSHEIRTPMNAVIGMTHLALKTELTSKQQDYLHKIRSSANSLLGIINDILDFSKIEAGKMDMESVNFTLDDVLDNLGNLISVKAQEKEDLEVLFATDQNVPHFLVGDPLRLGQVLINLANNAVKFTDTGEIVVSTKLLHQTEEKVTLQFSVSDTGIGLTEEQAGKLFQSFTQADTSTTRKYGGTGLGLTISKRLVEMMGGEIWVESEPGQGSSFIFTASFGPGQEDMKKRFTPTRDLRGMKVLVVDDNPTSREILRDMLESFSFEVALAASGQEGIDEIEKADKNQPFEMVIMDWKMPGMDGIEASRRIKENSRLSHVPNIVMVTAYGREEVLQKSQKIGLDGFLLKPVKPSVLFDTVMQACGEDVSAASPLDRQQDDAAAFEQIRGARILLAEDNEINQQVAKEILEGAGLIVSLADDGQQAVNMLKENSYDVVLMDIQMPVMDGYAATKAIRKDDRFKELPIIAMTAHAMAGDEEKSLQAGMNGHVTKPIDPDQLFGALQKWIKPPDERAPTEPTTEAAPSAAAGEPKPDAPELPDTLPGFELAEGLNRLQGNQKLYRKLLLDFGVKYTTVAAEIKEAVTAGDFDAAHGLVHNIKGLAGNLAATKLQAAAANFEKLIKGDPKPSPSQQQLDGKFSILEAAINRALQAVQSLGPAPEQAPATPSKDAMAAITPQLAKEAADLLKEPVEMGDVTQIKTIAEALKLKSSAFEAFSAQCIQLADDFDFEGIAKLVAKLEK